The following proteins come from a genomic window of Nothobranchius furzeri strain GRZ-AD chromosome 1, NfurGRZ-RIMD1, whole genome shotgun sequence:
- the gpr37b gene encoding prosaposin receptor GPR37b, with protein sequence MQIMQPGTLVVLLAHTHVLLSLRNDESKESRSSTASSSGTFHERPQESHQSKARDRALPAGNATGASSAELQAPRPIIRGTLNSTHPSRRVIGGEIRRIGHNKRDLNRTVTPLEDISGVSHWDATRRHNRRIKLLSSTGTPAGGHYNAAKPSSIDEAGPEEGDKYIRGTKDGQKKAGKRGRNRQNKSSGVVVQPHASPWEPIPKPVALTSTDLPFDLFTRKSEFFTFREENPWDATPITPPGSQDFGDEIKNPFYPVTSETFGAYAITGVSGVIFLVGIAGNIAILCIVCQNYYMKSISNSLLANLAVWDFALILFCLPMVVFHELTKSWLLGEFTCKVVPYVEVASLGVTTFTLCALCIDRFRAATNVQMYYEMIENCTSTTAKLAVIWIGALLLALPELLIRQLVTEDTGLPDEPPVERCIIRISTSLPDILYVLGLTYEGARLWWCFGCYFCLPTLFTIGCSLVTARKIRRAEQASVRSNKKQIRLESQMNCTVVALAIVYGACVVPENICNIVSAYMAAGVPEQTMSILHLLSQLLLFCRAAVTPALLLLLCRPLGRAFLDCCCCCCNHAPSSTTASDDNEHECTTELELSPFSTIRRELSNYTPAGSNC encoded by the exons ATGCAGATTATGCAGCCTGGGACGCTGGTTGTGTTACTGGCCCACACACACGTGCTTTTATCCCTTAGAAACGATGAAAGTAAGGAGAGCAGAAGCAGCACCGCGTCCTCCAGTGGGACTTTTCACGAGCGGCCCCaggagagtcaccaaagcaaagcCCGGGACCGTGCGCTCCCGGCGGGCAACGCCACAGGTGCGTCCTCAGCGGAGCTGCAGGCGCCGCGGCCGATCATCAGAGGGACCCTCAACTCCACTCACCCCTCGCGGAGGGTAATTGGGGGGGAAATTAGGCGAATCGGGCACAACAAACGCGACTTGAATAGGACCGTGACACCCTTGGAGGATATCAGCGGCGTCTCGCACTGGGACGCGACGCGCCGCCATAATAGGAGGATAAAGTTGCTCAGTAGTACGGGGACGCCGGCAGGTGGACACTACAATGCAGCTAAGCCTTCTTCAATAGATGAAGCGGGTCCAGAGGAGGGTGATAAGTACATAAGAGGCACAAAGGACGGACAGAAGAAAGCGGGGAAGAGGGGGAGAAACCGGCAGAACAAAAGCTCCGGGGTAGTGGTGCAGCCTCACGCGTCGCCGTGGGAACCCATCCCCAAACCGGTGGCCCTCACCTCCACCGACCTCCCCTTCGACCTTTTTACCAGGAAGTCTGAGTTCTTCACATTCAGAGAGGAGAACCCCTGGGACGCCACACCAATCACCCCTCCCGGCTCCCAGGATTTTGGGGACGAGATCAAGAACCCTTTCTACCCGGTGACGAGTGAAACTTTCGGCGCGTACGCGATCACGGGCGTCTCCGGCGTCATCTTCCTGGTCGGCATCGCGGGCAACATTGCCATCCTGTGCATCGTGTGCCAGAACTACTACATGAAGAGCATCTCCAACTCCCTACTGGCCAATTTGGCTGTCTGGGACTTTGCGCTCATCCTCTTCTGCCTTCCCATGGTGGTTTTCCATGAGCTGACAAAGTCCTGGCTGTTGGGAGAATTCACCTGCAAGGTGGTGCCATACGTGGAG GTTGCCTCCCTGGGTGTGACAACCTTCACCTTGTGTGCTCTGTGCATCGATCGCTTCCGTGCTGCCACTAATGTCCAGATGTACTACGAGATGATAGAGAACTGCACATCTACAACTGCAAAGCTGGCAGTCATCTGGATCGGTGCCCTCCTCTTGGCCCTCCCAGAGCTCCTCATCCGACAGCTGGTGACCGAGGACACGGGACTCCCGGACGAGCCTCCGGTCGAGCGGTGTATCATCAGGATATCCACCTCTCTACCTGACATACTCTATGTGCTGGGCCTGACCTACGAGGGTGCTCGGCTGTGGTGGTGCTTTGGCTGCTACTTCTGCCTCCCGACCCTCTTCACCATCGGATGCTCGCTAGTAACTGCGCGCAAGATCCGGCGTGCGGAGCAGGCCAGCGTGCGCAGCAACAAGAAGCAGATTAGGCTGGAGAGCCAGATGAACTGTACCGTCGTGGCGCTGGCGATCGTCTACGGCGCATGTGTGGTGCCGGAGAACATCTGCAACATCGTCTCAGCGTACATGGCAGCTGGTGTTCCGGAGCAGACCATGTCGATCCTGCACCTCCTCTCCCAGCTACTGCTGTTCTGCCGAGCCGCTGTGACGCCAGCACTGCTGCTTCTGCTGTGTCGCCCACTGGGCAGGGCCTTCCtggactgctgctgctgctgctgcaatcACGCGCCTTCCTCCACCACAGCCAGTGATGATAACGAACACGAGTGTACGACCGAACTGGAGCTGTCCCCGTTTAGCACTATCCGCAGGGAGCTGAGTAACTACACACCAGCTGGCTCCAACTGCTAA